From a region of the Mycolicibacterium sp. MU0050 genome:
- a CDS encoding NAD(P)-dependent alcohol dehydrogenase has translation MKMRAARMHGYKRPLQLEEVPVPVPGPEEVLVKVGGAGMCRTDYQLIDGYFADGVANNFPITPGHEIAGWVDSIGSAVPPSAGLSEGDQVVVFGPWGDGSCRQCHGGNEQLCAHGVWAGFGPHGGYQEYLPVHHRYLIGVPAGGALSPPNLAPLTDAGLTPYRGLKKLRAGGHLGPGRTLAVTGVGGLGSYGTQYARLLGGGATVVALGRSDEKLRLALDNGADHVVNVRGKPPEAVASELERLTGRGEFDAVLDCAGAEDSIRLAFALLAAEGAVASVGLIGNRVDIPLFPLVSREYTYYGSFWGNFNDLTEVLALAVAGQIKDAVTRVRFEEVNETLDAIGRGDIIGRAVIVYD, from the coding sequence ATGAAGATGCGGGCAGCCCGCATGCACGGGTACAAGCGGCCGTTGCAACTCGAGGAGGTCCCGGTTCCGGTGCCGGGCCCCGAAGAGGTGCTGGTCAAGGTCGGTGGGGCCGGGATGTGCCGCACCGACTATCAGCTCATCGACGGCTACTTCGCCGACGGTGTGGCCAACAACTTTCCCATCACGCCGGGGCACGAGATCGCGGGCTGGGTCGACAGCATCGGCTCCGCCGTGCCGCCCTCTGCGGGGCTGTCCGAGGGCGATCAGGTGGTGGTGTTCGGGCCGTGGGGCGACGGCTCCTGCCGGCAGTGCCACGGGGGCAACGAACAGTTGTGCGCCCACGGGGTGTGGGCCGGGTTCGGGCCGCACGGCGGCTACCAGGAATACCTGCCGGTGCACCACCGGTACCTGATCGGCGTCCCCGCCGGCGGCGCGCTGTCGCCGCCCAACCTCGCGCCGCTGACCGACGCCGGCCTGACGCCCTACCGCGGCCTCAAGAAATTGCGCGCCGGCGGCCACCTCGGGCCGGGTCGCACGCTGGCCGTCACCGGGGTGGGCGGCCTGGGCAGCTACGGCACGCAGTATGCGAGGCTGCTCGGCGGCGGCGCGACCGTCGTGGCCCTGGGCCGCAGCGACGAGAAGCTCCGACTGGCGCTCGACAACGGCGCCGACCATGTGGTGAACGTCCGGGGTAAGCCCCCTGAGGCCGTCGCATCCGAGCTGGAAAGACTCACGGGCCGAGGGGAATTCGACGCCGTGCTGGACTGCGCCGGCGCCGAGGACTCGATTCGTCTGGCGTTCGCGCTGCTGGCCGCCGAGGGAGCGGTGGCCAGCGTCGGGCTGATCGGCAACCGGGTCGACATCCCACTCTTTCCACTGGTCTCGCGCGAATACACCTACTACGGGTCGTTCTGGGGCAACTTCAACGACCTCACCGAGGTCCTGGCACTGGCGGTCGCCGGGCAGATCAAGGACGCCGTGACGCGGGTGCGCTTCGAGGAGGTCAACGAGACGCTGGACGCCATCGGCCGCGGCGACATCATCGGCCGTGCGGTCATCGTCTACGACTGA
- the folP gene encoding dihydropteroate synthase, producing the protein MQSTFLGKPVAGDRALIMAIVNRTPDSFYDRGATFSDEAAKSAVHRVIEEGADVVDIGGVKAGPGQVVDADEEIARVVPFIEWLRSAYPDQVISVDTWRASVAKLACAAGADLINDTWAGADPGLPEVAAEFGAGLVCSHTGGAVPRTRPFRVSYGSTTRGVVDDVVREVTAAAEHAVSVGVHRDAILVDPTHDFGKNTHHSLSLLRHLKDLVNTGWPVLMALSNKDFVGETLGVGLTERLEGTLAATALAAADGARMFRVHEVGPTRRVLDMVASIEGRRQPTRTVRGLA; encoded by the coding sequence GTGCAGTCGACGTTCTTGGGGAAGCCGGTCGCGGGCGATCGCGCCCTGATCATGGCGATCGTCAACCGCACGCCGGACTCGTTTTACGACCGGGGAGCCACCTTCAGCGACGAGGCCGCGAAGTCGGCGGTCCACCGCGTCATCGAGGAAGGCGCCGACGTCGTCGACATCGGCGGGGTCAAGGCGGGCCCCGGACAGGTGGTCGACGCCGACGAGGAGATCGCCCGCGTGGTGCCGTTCATCGAATGGCTGCGCTCGGCGTATCCGGACCAGGTGATCAGCGTCGACACCTGGCGCGCGTCGGTGGCGAAACTGGCCTGCGCGGCCGGCGCGGACCTGATCAACGACACCTGGGCGGGTGCTGATCCGGGTCTGCCGGAGGTGGCTGCCGAATTCGGGGCCGGCCTGGTGTGCTCGCACACCGGTGGTGCGGTCCCGCGGACCCGGCCGTTTCGGGTCAGCTACGGCAGCACCACCCGCGGCGTCGTCGACGACGTCGTCCGGGAGGTCACCGCCGCCGCCGAACACGCGGTGTCCGTCGGTGTCCACCGGGACGCGATCCTGGTCGATCCCACCCACGATTTCGGTAAGAACACTCACCACAGTCTTAGTTTGTTGCGTCACCTGAAAGACCTTGTAAACACTGGATGGCCGGTCCTGATGGCCCTGAGTAACAAGGATTTTGTCGGGGAGACTCTGGGTGTGGGTCTGACCGAACGCCTGGAGGGCACCCTGGCCGCCACCGCTTTGGCGGCGGCGGATGGGGCGCGCATGTTCCGGGTACACGAGGTTGGCCCCACTCGGCGCGTACTCGACATGGTCGCGTCGATCGAAGGCAGGCGTCAGCCGACGCGCACGGTGAGGGGACTGGCATGA
- a CDS encoding glucosyl-3-phosphoglycerate synthase — MTTTPELSAQSTLPGDTWCNDHSWSRPTWTVAELAAAKRGRTISVVLPALNEEDTVASVIDSISPMLGDLIDELIVLDSGSTDDTEIRAITAGARVVSREQALPEVPPQPGKGEVLWRSLAATTGDIVVFIDSDLIDPDPMFVPRLVGPILTGDNIHLVKGYYRRPLKVSGQEDTNGGGRVTELVARPLLAALRPELGAVLQPLGGEYAATRELLTALPFAPGYGVEIGLLIDTYDRLGLDAIAQVNLGVRTHRNRPVTELAVMSRQVIATLLSRCGVPDSGVGLTQFFADGDGFTPRTSTVSLEDRPPMNTLR; from the coding sequence ATGACGACGACACCGGAGCTATCCGCCCAGAGCACGCTGCCCGGCGACACCTGGTGCAACGACCACAGTTGGAGCCGGCCAACCTGGACCGTCGCCGAGTTGGCCGCCGCCAAACGGGGCCGGACCATCTCGGTGGTGTTGCCCGCGCTCAACGAGGAGGACACGGTCGCCTCGGTCATCGACAGCATCTCGCCGATGCTGGGCGATCTGATCGACGAGTTGATCGTTCTGGACTCGGGCTCCACCGACGACACCGAGATCCGGGCGATCACCGCCGGCGCACGGGTCGTCAGCCGCGAACAGGCCCTGCCGGAGGTGCCGCCGCAGCCCGGCAAGGGTGAGGTGTTGTGGCGCTCGCTGGCCGCCACCACCGGCGACATCGTCGTGTTCATCGACTCGGATCTGATCGACCCGGACCCGATGTTCGTGCCGCGGCTGGTCGGCCCGATCCTCACCGGCGACAACATTCACCTGGTGAAGGGCTACTACCGCCGTCCGCTCAAGGTCAGCGGGCAAGAGGACACCAACGGCGGCGGCCGGGTCACCGAGTTGGTGGCGCGCCCCCTGCTCGCCGCGCTGCGGCCCGAGTTGGGCGCTGTGCTGCAACCGCTGGGCGGTGAGTACGCCGCGACGCGTGAGTTGCTGACCGCGCTGCCGTTCGCGCCCGGCTACGGCGTGGAGATCGGTCTGCTCATCGACACCTACGACAGGCTGGGCCTGGACGCGATCGCCCAGGTCAACCTGGGCGTGCGCACTCACCGCAACCGCCCGGTCACCGAATTGGCGGTGATGAGCCGGCAGGTGATTGCGACGCTGCTGAGCCGCTGCGGGGTGCCCGACTCCGGTGTCGGTTTGACGCAGTTCTTCGCCGACGGTGACGGTTTCACGCCGCGGACCTCCACGGTGTCGCTGGAGGATCGACCACCCATGAACACCCTGCGCTGA
- a CDS encoding DivIVA domain-containing protein: MTMVLLYLVVLVLVAVVLFGVASVIFGRGEQLPPLPRGTTATVLPASGITGADVDDVKFAQALRGYNTAEVDWVLERLGAELDSLRGELAILRGVSAPGPEPDRPVDDGDHPEAQAEDDLEAGRRQDVP; the protein is encoded by the coding sequence GTGACGATGGTTCTGCTCTACCTCGTGGTGCTGGTTTTGGTGGCCGTCGTGTTGTTCGGCGTGGCCAGCGTGATCTTCGGGCGCGGTGAACAACTGCCCCCGCTGCCGCGCGGGACGACGGCCACGGTGCTGCCCGCGTCCGGCATCACCGGCGCCGACGTCGACGACGTGAAATTCGCCCAAGCACTGCGCGGGTACAACACCGCCGAGGTGGACTGGGTGCTGGAACGGCTGGGCGCCGAACTCGACTCCCTGCGCGGCGAACTCGCGATCCTGCGCGGCGTCAGCGCACCGGGACCCGAACCGGACCGCCCCGTCGACGACGGCGATCACCCCGAAGCTCAGGCGGAGGACGACCTCGAGGCCGGCCGCCGCCAGGACGTCCCGTGA
- a CDS encoding DNA-3-methyladenine glycosylase I: MSAADDRVRCGWAELGSSADAQLYRDYHDQEWGRPLRGTVALFERMSLEAFQSGLSWLTILKKRENFRAAFYGFDVATVAGYDEADVQRLMADAGIVRNRAKIDATIANARAIAELDGDLTELLWSYAPAARPRPASLSEVPAKTPESAALAKELKRRGFRFVGPTTAYALMQATGMVDDHVVTCWVPAVGAV; encoded by the coding sequence GTGAGCGCCGCCGACGACCGCGTCCGGTGCGGGTGGGCCGAACTCGGTTCCTCGGCCGACGCCCAGTTGTACCGGGACTATCACGATCAGGAGTGGGGCCGGCCCTTGCGCGGGACGGTCGCGCTGTTCGAACGGATGAGTCTGGAGGCGTTCCAGAGCGGCTTGTCCTGGTTGACCATCCTGAAGAAGCGGGAGAACTTCCGTGCCGCGTTCTACGGGTTCGACGTCGCGACCGTCGCCGGCTACGACGAGGCCGACGTGCAGCGGCTGATGGCCGACGCGGGCATCGTGCGGAACCGCGCGAAGATCGATGCGACGATCGCCAACGCTCGCGCCATCGCCGAACTCGACGGCGACCTGACCGAGCTGCTGTGGTCCTATGCGCCCGCGGCGCGCCCGCGGCCCGCGAGCCTGTCGGAGGTGCCGGCCAAGACCCCCGAGTCCGCCGCGCTGGCCAAGGAACTCAAGCGGCGCGGCTTCCGATTCGTCGGTCCGACCACCGCTTATGCCCTGATGCAGGCCACCGGAATGGTCGATGATCACGTCGTGACCTGCTGGGTTCCGGCTGTTGGTGCGGTTTAA
- a CDS encoding DUF3117 domain-containing protein: MAAMKPRTGDGPLEATKEGRGIVMRVPLEGGGRLVVELTPDEAAALGEELKNVTS; encoded by the coding sequence ATGGCGGCCATGAAGCCCCGGACCGGAGACGGTCCTCTGGAAGCAACCAAGGAGGGGCGCGGCATCGTGATGCGGGTACCACTGGAAGGCGGCGGCCGCCTGGTCGTCGAGCTGACACCGGACGAAGCGGCGGCGCTGGGCGAGGAACTCAAGAACGTCACGAGCTGA
- the glgA gene encoding glycogen synthase, which produces MRVAMMTREYPPEVYGGAGVHVTELVAQLRRLCDVDVHCMGIHRPEAIVADPDPGLLKANAALTTLSADLVMANNAAGASLVHSHTWYTGMAGHVAALLHGIPHVVTAHSLEPLRPWKAEQLGGGYRVSSWVERTAMTAAAAVIAVSSGMREDVLRVYPELDPDRVHVVRNGIDTDVWYPMSRSEVTASVLTGLGVDLSRPIVAFVGRITRQKGVTHLVAAAHHFAPEVQLVLCAGAPDTPEIAAETAAAVRELSARRTGVFWVREMLPLADIREILSAASVFVCPSVYEPLGIVNLEALACATPVVASDVGGIPEVVDDGTTGTLVHYDTADPGAFEAGLAEAVNALVADPARAAAYGQAGRQRCIDEFSWGRVAEQTLEIYRKVSS; this is translated from the coding sequence ATGCGGGTGGCGATGATGACTCGGGAGTATCCGCCGGAGGTCTATGGCGGCGCCGGCGTGCACGTGACCGAGCTTGTCGCGCAGCTGCGCCGACTGTGCGACGTCGACGTGCACTGCATGGGCATCCACCGCCCCGAGGCCATCGTGGCCGATCCCGATCCGGGCCTGCTGAAAGCGAACGCGGCGCTGACGACGTTGTCGGCGGACCTGGTGATGGCCAACAACGCCGCGGGGGCCTCCCTGGTGCATTCCCACACCTGGTACACCGGGATGGCGGGGCACGTTGCCGCGCTGCTGCACGGCATCCCGCACGTGGTGACCGCGCACTCGCTGGAACCGCTGCGGCCGTGGAAGGCCGAGCAGCTCGGCGGCGGCTACCGGGTGTCGTCCTGGGTGGAGCGCACGGCGATGACGGCGGCCGCGGCGGTGATCGCGGTCAGCTCGGGGATGCGCGAGGACGTCCTTCGCGTGTACCCGGAACTCGATCCCGACCGCGTGCACGTGGTGCGCAACGGGATCGACACCGACGTCTGGTACCCGATGTCCCGGTCGGAGGTGACGGCGTCGGTGCTGACCGGGCTGGGGGTCGACCTGTCCCGGCCCATCGTCGCGTTCGTCGGCCGGATCACCCGCCAGAAGGGCGTCACGCATCTGGTGGCCGCGGCGCATCACTTCGCACCCGAGGTGCAGCTGGTGCTGTGCGCGGGCGCCCCCGATACCCCCGAGATCGCCGCGGAGACGGCGGCCGCCGTCCGGGAACTCTCGGCCCGCCGCACCGGCGTGTTCTGGGTGCGCGAGATGCTGCCGCTGGCCGATATCCGCGAGATTTTGTCGGCAGCAAGCGTTTTCGTGTGCCCGTCGGTGTACGAGCCGCTGGGCATCGTGAACCTCGAGGCGCTGGCGTGCGCCACCCCCGTGGTGGCCTCCGACGTCGGCGGAATCCCCGAGGTCGTCGACGACGGCACCACTGGGACGCTGGTGCACTACGACACCGCGGATCCGGGCGCGTTCGAGGCCGGTCTGGCCGAGGCGGTCAACGCATTGGTTGCCGACCCGGCCAGAGCCGCTGCCTACGGTCAAGCTGGCCGCCAGCGGTGCATCGACGAGTTCTCCTGGGGGCGTGTTGCCGAGCAAACGCTGGAGATCTACCGCAAGGTGTCGAGCTAG
- the glgC gene encoding glucose-1-phosphate adenylyltransferase, with product MREAPHVLGIVLAGGEGKRLYPLTADRAKPAVPFGGGYRLIDFVLSNLVNARYLRICVLTQYKSHSLDRHISQHWRLSGLAGEYITPVPAQQRLGPRWYTGSADAIYQSMNLIYDEDPDYIVIFGADHVYRMDPEQMVQQHIESGAGATVAGIRVPRAEASAFGCIDADDSGRIRQFIEKPADPPGTPDDPEQAFVSMGNYIFTTKVLIDAIKADAEDDHSDHDMGGDIIPRLVADGMASVYDFSNNEVPGATERDHGYWRDVGTLDAFYDAHMDLVSVHPIFNLYNKRWPIRGGAENLAPAKFVNGGSAQESVVGAGSIISAASVRNSVLSSNVAIDDGAIVEGSVLMPGVRVGRGAVVRKAILDKNVVVGPGEMVGVDLQKDRERFSISAGGIVAVGKGIWI from the coding sequence ATGAGGGAAGCGCCACATGTGCTGGGCATCGTCCTGGCCGGAGGTGAGGGGAAGCGGTTGTATCCGCTGACCGCGGACCGGGCCAAACCGGCGGTTCCTTTCGGTGGTGGTTACCGGTTGATCGACTTTGTGCTGTCCAACCTGGTCAATGCCCGGTACTTGCGGATCTGTGTTCTCACGCAATACAAGTCGCATTCACTGGACCGTCACATTTCGCAGCACTGGCGGCTGTCCGGTCTGGCGGGGGAGTACATCACCCCGGTGCCCGCCCAGCAGCGGCTGGGGCCGCGCTGGTACACCGGTTCGGCGGATGCGATCTATCAGTCGATGAACCTGATCTACGACGAAGATCCGGACTACATCGTGATTTTCGGTGCCGACCACGTGTACCGGATGGATCCCGAGCAGATGGTCCAGCAACACATCGAGAGCGGTGCGGGCGCCACCGTGGCCGGAATCCGGGTGCCGCGCGCCGAGGCGAGCGCCTTCGGCTGCATCGACGCCGACGACTCCGGGCGGATCCGGCAGTTCATCGAGAAGCCGGCCGACCCGCCCGGCACGCCCGACGATCCCGAGCAGGCCTTCGTCTCGATGGGCAACTACATCTTCACCACCAAGGTGCTGATCGACGCGATCAAGGCCGACGCCGAGGACGACCATTCCGACCACGACATGGGCGGCGACATCATCCCGCGCCTGGTGGCCGACGGGATGGCCTCGGTCTACGACTTCAGCAACAACGAGGTGCCCGGCGCCACGGAACGCGATCACGGCTATTGGCGCGACGTCGGCACGCTGGACGCGTTCTACGACGCGCACATGGACCTGGTGTCGGTGCACCCGATCTTCAACCTCTACAACAAGCGCTGGCCGATCCGGGGCGGCGCCGAGAACCTGGCGCCGGCCAAGTTCGTCAACGGGGGGTCGGCCCAGGAATCGGTGGTGGGCGCCGGCAGCATCATCTCGGCGGCCTCGGTGCGCAACTCGGTGCTGTCGTCCAACGTCGCGATCGACGACGGCGCCATCGTCGAGGGCAGCGTGCTGATGCCGGGCGTGCGGGTCGGACGGGGTGCGGTGGTGCGCAAGGCGATCCTGGACAAGAACGTGGTGGTGGGCCCCGGCGAGATGGTCGGGGTGGACCTGCAGAAGGACCGGGAACGCTTCTCGATCAGCGCGGGCGGCATCGTCGCGGTCGGCAAGGGCATCTGGATCTGA
- a CDS encoding DUF4126 domain-containing protein, whose product MEQLLTGLGLSTAAGLNAYIPMLMLGLLARFTEVISLPAGWSWLENGWVLIIVAVLLVVEIIADKVPALDSLNDTVQTFVRPAAGGIVFGSGTAAQSPAVADPGQWAQSGQWVPVLIGVVVALAVSLAKSAVRPAANVATAGVAAPVLSTVEDVTSVGLVLVALLLPLLVLVFLAGLIWAGYRLWRRARSRRERAPNT is encoded by the coding sequence ATGGAGCAGCTGCTGACGGGCCTGGGGCTGTCCACCGCGGCCGGGCTCAACGCCTATATCCCCATGCTGATGCTCGGGCTGCTGGCCCGGTTCACGGAGGTGATCAGCCTGCCGGCGGGCTGGTCTTGGCTGGAGAACGGCTGGGTCCTGATAATCGTGGCGGTGTTGCTGGTGGTGGAGATCATCGCTGACAAGGTCCCGGCGCTGGATTCGCTCAACGACACCGTGCAGACGTTCGTGCGTCCCGCCGCGGGCGGCATCGTGTTCGGCTCCGGCACCGCGGCGCAGAGCCCTGCGGTGGCCGACCCCGGCCAGTGGGCCCAGTCCGGGCAGTGGGTCCCGGTACTCATCGGCGTCGTTGTGGCTCTGGCGGTTTCGTTGGCCAAGTCCGCGGTCCGGCCCGCCGCCAACGTCGCCACCGCCGGCGTCGCCGCACCGGTGTTGTCGACGGTCGAGGATGTCACCAGCGTCGGTCTGGTCCTCGTGGCCCTGCTGCTGCCGTTGCTGGTGCTGGTGTTTCTGGCGGGGTTGATCTGGGCGGGGTACCGGTTGTGGCGGCGGGCGAGGTCCCGGCGCGAGCGTGCGCCGAATACGTGA
- a CDS encoding isoprenylcysteine carboxylmethyltransferase family protein — protein sequence MNLSLRAALASIVGLTATGALLFWPAGTFDYWQGWALIAVMLVLTVPYTVYLGRKQPDVLRRRLRAGPTAESRGVQRLAVFGLQASTLAVFAVGGLDRRHGWTHVPTWLCVVGLGLAGVGLGVAIVVVLQNSWAAATVEIQAGQQVVATGLYTVVRHPMYSGAVAMMLGLPVGLGSYWAYLPAAGALLALIVRIGDEERMLVRDLPGYPEYRSTVRYRLVPYLW from the coding sequence ATGAACCTCAGCCTCCGAGCGGCGTTGGCCTCGATCGTGGGGCTCACGGCGACGGGCGCGTTGCTGTTCTGGCCCGCAGGCACATTCGATTACTGGCAGGGGTGGGCGCTCATCGCGGTGATGCTGGTCCTGACCGTCCCGTACACCGTGTACCTGGGCCGCAAACAGCCCGACGTCCTGCGGCGACGACTGCGCGCCGGCCCCACCGCGGAGTCCCGCGGGGTGCAGCGGCTGGCGGTGTTCGGCCTGCAGGCGTCGACGCTGGCGGTCTTCGCCGTCGGCGGGTTGGACCGTCGTCACGGCTGGACGCACGTGCCCACCTGGCTCTGCGTCGTGGGGCTCGGATTGGCCGGTGTCGGTCTCGGTGTCGCGATTGTCGTCGTGCTGCAGAACAGTTGGGCCGCCGCCACGGTGGAGATCCAGGCCGGCCAACAGGTGGTGGCCACCGGGCTCTACACGGTGGTTCGGCACCCGATGTACAGCGGCGCCGTGGCCATGATGCTCGGCCTACCGGTCGGGCTCGGCTCCTATTGGGCCTATCTGCCCGCCGCGGGCGCCCTGCTGGCGCTGATCGTTCGGATCGGCGACGAGGAGCGGATGCTCGTGCGGGACCTGCCCGGTTACCCCGAGTACCGGAGCACGGTGCGATACCGGCTGGTCCCCTACCTTTGGTGA
- a CDS encoding ABC transporter, with product MTARTSARPAARHQAPGPGSALTGTWRVLRLALRRDRTRLAIWIGALALLVVYSPGALELAYPDEAARLARIDLLKTPAAMMLAGPMFGINETDMGVMMATELTLTLIVAASILAVLTVLRHTRAEEESGAAELILASVVGRDARIAAALLLAAGVNLVLAVLMTAALTVSGFALADSAGMSIGVAAAAMVFAAVAAVTAQLWRQSRTATGAALAVLAVAVLVRGVGDVIDSSGSALSWFSPIAWAQQMRPFADLRWWPLLLLVLLTAALGALAAALQNRRQYDAGTFASTGERPDARPIRGVLGLHLTLQRGPMLGWSVGLFLAGLCVGSLTDSMLAAAEGNELITQMLATEGTDGVYTTMSQFLAAAASAYTVAAVLRLSADERTGLAEPVLAGAVSRWRWLLTAVVAAALGSTVLMVSAGLGNGLGAGVTLGEPATIGRLTLAGLAYVPALVAMAGVAALAMALRRPWLGWAAVTFVITALYLGALLRLPQWLIDLSPVGRITAPLDVSAPTLVLLAAIGAALAAAAGFLYRNRDAA from the coding sequence ATGACCGCGCGCACGTCGGCCCGCCCCGCGGCCCGTCATCAGGCACCCGGCCCCGGGTCCGCCCTGACCGGCACCTGGCGCGTGCTGCGCCTGGCGCTGCGACGCGACCGCACCCGCTTGGCCATCTGGATCGGCGCCCTGGCCCTGCTCGTGGTGTACTCGCCGGGCGCTCTCGAGTTGGCCTACCCGGACGAGGCGGCGCGCCTCGCTCGCATCGACCTCCTCAAGACACCGGCGGCAATGATGTTGGCGGGCCCCATGTTCGGGATCAACGAAACCGACATGGGCGTGATGATGGCCACCGAGCTCACCCTCACCCTCATCGTCGCGGCCTCGATCCTGGCCGTCCTGACCGTGCTGCGCCACACCCGCGCCGAGGAGGAATCCGGCGCCGCGGAATTGATCTTGGCCTCGGTTGTCGGGCGCGACGCGCGCATCGCCGCCGCGCTGCTGCTGGCCGCGGGCGTCAACCTGGTCCTGGCCGTCCTGATGACGGCGGCGCTGACCGTCAGCGGCTTCGCACTGGCGGACAGCGCCGGGATGTCGATCGGGGTGGCCGCGGCCGCGATGGTCTTCGCCGCGGTGGCCGCGGTGACCGCCCAGCTATGGCGGCAGTCGCGAACCGCCACCGGTGCGGCCCTGGCCGTCCTGGCGGTGGCCGTGCTGGTGCGCGGTGTCGGCGACGTGATCGACAGCTCCGGCAGTGCGCTCTCCTGGTTCTCCCCCATCGCCTGGGCCCAGCAGATGCGCCCCTTTGCGGACCTGCGCTGGTGGCCGCTGCTGTTGCTGGTGCTCTTGACCGCCGCGCTCGGCGCGCTGGCGGCCGCGCTGCAGAACCGCCGCCAGTACGACGCCGGCACCTTCGCGTCCACCGGGGAGCGACCCGACGCCCGGCCGATCCGGGGAGTCCTGGGCCTGCATCTGACGCTGCAGCGCGGGCCGATGCTGGGCTGGTCGGTGGGCCTGTTCCTGGCGGGGTTGTGCGTGGGATCGCTGACCGACTCGATGCTGGCCGCCGCCGAAGGCAACGAGCTGATCACCCAGATGCTGGCCACCGAGGGCACCGACGGGGTCTACACCACCATGAGCCAGTTCCTGGCCGCGGCCGCCTCGGCATACACGGTGGCAGCCGTACTGCGGCTGAGCGCCGACGAACGAACCGGATTGGCCGAACCTGTACTGGCGGGCGCGGTTTCGCGGTGGCGGTGGCTGTTGACGGCCGTGGTCGCGGCCGCGCTGGGTTCCACGGTGCTGATGGTCAGCGCCGGACTGGGCAACGGTCTGGGCGCGGGCGTCACCCTCGGCGAGCCCGCGACCATCGGGCGGCTGACACTGGCGGGACTTGCCTACGTTCCCGCGCTGGTGGCCATGGCGGGTGTGGCCGCGCTGGCGATGGCGCTGCGCCGGCCCTGGCTGGGCTGGGCCGCGGTCACGTTCGTGATCACCGCGCTGTATCTGGGTGCGCTGCTGCGGCTTCCGCAATGGCTGATCGACTTGTCCCCGGTCGGCCGGATCACGGCTCCGCTGGACGTGTCCGCACCGACGTTGGTGCTCCTGGCCGCCATCGGGGCCGCGCTGGCGGCGGCGGCCGGATTTCTGTACCGCAACCGGGACGCGGCCTAG
- a CDS encoding ABC transporter ATP-binding protein, which yields MTGTAHTIEIEGLSKSFGKTKAIDGLDMRVAPGEIAGFLGPNGAGKSTTIRVLLGLLRSDAGSVRLLGGDPWRDAVDLHRRLAYVPGDVTLWPNLTGMQAIDFLMGLRGRANPDTRRRDELIDRFELDPHKKARTYSKGNRQKVAIVAAFSIPADLYILDEPTSGLDPLMEKAFQQCVQEVAADGAAVLLSSHILAEVEKLCDTVTIIRAGRTVRSGTLTELRHLMRTMVAVRTRRDPETLGDLAETRDFRLVDGTAQFTVDRADLDRVMEQLTALGITELKVTPASLEDLFLREYQGTRR from the coding sequence ATGACAGGCACCGCGCACACCATCGAAATCGAAGGGCTGTCCAAGAGTTTCGGAAAGACCAAGGCCATCGACGGGCTGGACATGCGGGTGGCGCCGGGCGAGATCGCCGGCTTCCTCGGCCCCAACGGCGCGGGCAAATCGACCACCATCCGCGTGCTGCTGGGCCTGTTGCGCAGCGACGCGGGCAGCGTACGACTGCTCGGCGGGGACCCCTGGCGCGACGCGGTCGACCTGCACCGCCGGCTGGCCTACGTGCCCGGCGATGTGACGTTGTGGCCCAACCTGACCGGCATGCAGGCCATCGACTTCCTGATGGGACTGCGCGGCCGGGCGAATCCGGATACCCGGCGGCGCGATGAGCTGATCGACCGCTTCGAACTCGACCCGCACAAGAAGGCGCGCACCTACTCTAAGGGCAACCGGCAGAAGGTCGCCATCGTCGCGGCGTTCAGCATCCCCGCCGACCTCTACATCCTCGACGAGCCCACCTCCGGCCTGGATCCCTTGATGGAGAAGGCCTTTCAACAGTGCGTGCAGGAGGTGGCCGCCGACGGCGCCGCGGTCCTGCTGTCGAGTCACATCCTGGCCGAGGTCGAAAAGCTCTGTGACACCGTCACCATCATCCGGGCGGGCCGGACGGTGCGCTCCGGAACCTTGACGGAACTGCGGCATCTGATGCGAACCATGGTGGCCGTGCGCACTCGGCGCGATCCCGAGACGCTGGGCGACCTCGCCGAGACCCGCGATTTCCGCCTGGTCGACGGCACCGCCCAGTTCACCGTCGACCGCGCCGATCTCGACCGGGTGATGGAACAGCTGACCGCGCTGGGCATCACCGAACTCAAGGTCACTCCGGCATCGTTGGAGGACCTGTTCCTGCGCGAATATCAGGGCACCCGCCGATGA